The nucleotide window CGTTGGCAACGATCAGAAGACCAATGAGGACGGTGTCAGAGCAGGCAAGTTTGAGCAGGGGAAGCACGTCACAGAAATAGTGGTCGATCACATTGGGGCCACAGAAGGGCAAGTGGAAGATGAGAAGGATTTGGGCCAAGGAATGCACAAAGCCCCCCACCCATGCTGCTCCCACCAGGAGGGCACACGCCTGCCGGCTCATGATGGTGGTGTAGCTGaggggcttgcagatggccacgtagcggtcataggccatcacagtgAGCAAGAACATTTCAATGCCACCAAAGAAGTGGATAAAGAAAACTTGTGACATGCAGCCCCACAGAGGTATGGCTTTCCTCTCAGCCAGCAGATCTGAGATGAGTCTGGGGACTGTTGTCGAGGCGTAGCAGATCTCCACAAAGGACAGGTAGctaaggaagaagtacatgggggagCCAAGGCTTCTGCTGCTCCTGACAGTGAGGACAATGAGGAAATTCCCCAGCACAGTGGCTGTGTACAGGAGCAGAAACATCACAAAGCAGACTTTCTGCACCTCTGGATTGGAAGAAAGTCCCAGGAAAATGAATTCTGTCACATTGTGTGTTTTAGCCATGACATAGCCACCAGGAGGCAGGAATTTCAATGGGTGAtctgaaatgaaacaaaagactCATACATTAAGTAGGAAAATTGCATAACAATCCCTTGCATGTCTGAGAAGCTTGTGACCTGGATACTGAAAGATTAGTAGGAGTTAGTCATgtgaaaaaaaagggaagaacacttcaaaaaagcagaagaggaTGTACAAACAATGGAAATTCATTGAGTAAGGCTGGAGTAAAGTGGAAATAGAAATACTAAAGCTGGAAATAGGTTATAGTATCACTTCATAAAAGACTCGTATGGACTTTGGAGTTCAGTCAACAGACAATGGGAAATCCTGAAAAAAGTCAGGCAACTGAAAAGTAAAAGCGTTTTGTAGGTAGAGGTTGGACTAGTGGATTAGACTTTGAACTGTGAAAcagctgaaagtgttagtctctcaattaagtctgactctttgaggccctatgggctgtagtccaccaggctccttcatccatggaattatccaggcaagaatactggagtaggtagccattcccttctccaggggatcttcctcaccagaggatccaacccaggtctcctgcattgaaggcagattttccagaaaaacatctacttctgctttattgactataccaaagcctttgactgtgtggatcacaacaaacactgggaaattcttaaagagatgggaataccagaccgcctgatctgcctcctgagaaatctgtatgcaggtcaagaagcaacagttagaactggacatggaactacagactggttccaaatcgggaaaggagtgcatcaaggctgtatattgtcaccctgcttatttaacttaaatgcagactacatcatgataaatgctggactggatgaagcactagctggaatcaagactgctgggagaaatatcaataacctcagatatgcaggtgacaccacctttatgacagaaaatgaagaactgaagaacttcttgatgaaagtgaaagaggagagtgaaaaagttcgcttaaaactcagcattcagaaaactaagatcatgggatcaggtcccatcacttcatggcaaatagatggggaaacaatggaaacagtgacagactttatttttttggactccaaaatcactgcagatggtgagtgcagccatgaaattaaaagacgcttgctccttggaagaaaagttatgagcaacctagacagcatattcaaaagcagaaacattactttgccaacacagatctgtctagtcaaagttacagct belongs to Bos indicus x Bos taurus breed Angus x Brahman F1 hybrid chromosome 15, Bos_hybrid_MaternalHap_v2.0, whole genome shotgun sequence and includes:
- the LOC113905306 gene encoding olfactory receptor 4X2-like, with protein sequence MAKTHNVTEFIFLGLSSNPEVQKVCFVMFLLLYTATVLGNFLIVLTVRSSRSLGSPMYFFLSYLSFVEICYASTTVPRLISDLLAERKAIPLWGCMSQVFFIHFFGGIEMFLLTVMAYDRYVAICKPLSYTTIMSRQACALLVGAAWVGGFVHSLAQILLIFHLPFCGPNVIDHYFCDVLPLLKLACSDTVLIGLLIVANGGTLSVISFVVLLASYVVILLHLRTRSSAGRRKALSTCGSHVTVVTLFFGPCIFIYLRPSTTLSVDKTVAVFYTVITPLLNPVIYSLRNAEVKKAMRRLWVRAIKLEER